In the Chroococcidiopsis sp. SAG 2025 genome, one interval contains:
- a CDS encoding thioredoxin-like domain-containing protein, translating into MKTVRVRAPELPQNQPWLNTDKPLSLQQLRGRIVILDFWTYCCINCLHVLLDLKYLEQKYKDSLTVIGVHSAKFDNEKDVDNIRQAILRYDIEHPVVVDTGFQVWQQYAVRAWPTLMVIDPEGYVIGSVAGEGNRDVLDELIAKLIQEYEAKGAIASPEISFILEKQRQPLIKPLAFPGKVLATSAGLFIADSGHHRIIWSTLDGEILHVIGTGKSRLTDGDFTQAQFFAPQGMVLDDENQLLYVADTENHAIRRINLQSQRVETIAGTGEQSRNIRPYGGIGQKTALNSPWDLVILKNYLFIAMAGNHQIWQMNLEKGILQTYAGTGAEACLDGLVADSAFAQPSGITTDRRELYVADSEGSSIRGIGLMLDPQVRTICGSGELFGFGDVDGTGSDVRLQHCLGIEYAQNFLWIADTYNHKIKLVSPHSGNCQYVLGDGVAGLQDGQGKNSRFNEPSGLSVFGCYLYVADTNNHAIRRVKLDTLTVNTMEFSGLCAPDVCIP; encoded by the coding sequence ATGAAGACTGTACGGGTGAGAGCGCCGGAACTACCTCAAAATCAGCCTTGGCTAAATACCGACAAGCCGCTATCGCTTCAACAACTCAGAGGTAGAATTGTCATTCTCGATTTTTGGACTTATTGCTGCATTAACTGCTTGCACGTTCTGCTAGATTTGAAATATTTAGAACAGAAGTATAAGGACAGCCTCACGGTTATTGGCGTTCACTCGGCTAAATTCGACAATGAAAAAGATGTCGATAATATTCGTCAAGCCATCCTGCGATATGACATCGAGCATCCAGTTGTAGTTGACACTGGCTTTCAGGTGTGGCAACAATATGCAGTGCGTGCGTGGCCCACGCTGATGGTTATTGACCCAGAAGGGTACGTCATTGGCTCTGTTGCTGGGGAAGGAAATCGAGACGTTTTAGACGAACTAATTGCCAAGCTAATTCAAGAGTATGAAGCTAAAGGGGCAATCGCATCTCCAGAAATTAGCTTCATTTTAGAAAAACAACGGCAACCATTAATTAAACCTCTAGCATTTCCTGGTAAAGTGCTAGCGACTTCCGCCGGGTTATTTATTGCTGATTCAGGACATCACCGCATTATTTGGAGTACCCTCGACGGAGAAATTCTACACGTAATAGGTACGGGAAAATCTAGGTTAACCGATGGAGACTTTACCCAAGCGCAATTTTTTGCCCCCCAAGGCATGGTATTAGATGATGAAAACCAGTTACTCTACGTAGCCGATACCGAAAATCATGCGATTCGCCGCATTAACCTACAGTCACAACGTGTAGAAACCATCGCCGGAACCGGAGAACAAAGCCGTAATATCCGTCCTTATGGTGGTATTGGTCAAAAAACAGCTTTAAATTCCCCATGGGATTTGGTAATACTGAAGAATTATCTCTTCATTGCGATGGCGGGGAATCATCAAATCTGGCAAATGAATTTAGAAAAAGGTATATTGCAAACTTACGCAGGTACGGGTGCTGAAGCGTGTTTGGATGGTTTAGTCGCAGATTCGGCTTTTGCACAACCGAGTGGCATTACCACCGATCGCAGAGAATTATATGTAGCTGATAGTGAAGGTAGTTCGATTCGCGGTATTGGCTTAATGCTCGATCCTCAAGTACGAACAATCTGCGGGAGTGGCGAGTTGTTTGGCTTTGGCGATGTTGATGGTACTGGTTCTGACGTGCGACTCCAGCATTGTTTAGGGATAGAATATGCTCAAAATTTCTTGTGGATAGCCGATACTTACAATCACAAAATTAAATTAGTCAGTCCTCATAGCGGTAATTGTCAATATGTTCTGGGGGATGGAGTAGCAGGTTTACAAGACGGTCAAGGTAAAAATAGCCGCTTTAATGAACCATCGGGACTAAGTGTTTTTGGTTGTTACTTGTACGTCGCCGATACGAATAATCATGCAATTAGGCGAGTAAAATTAGATACATTGACCGTAAACACAATGGAATTTTCAGGTTTATGTGCGCCTGATGTTTGTATTCCGTAG
- a CDS encoding DUF202 domain-containing protein: MELFKPKRVDAGTLTPQLKNPNRVRDHLANERTYLAWMRSAIALMGFGVLIVRLRILRPPLAPQPPGNGWRLGLAFGIVGLLMVLLSTAHYFVIRRDIDADTYEPTDRWVIVTSIAVLLLGVGVIYYVFSIPLESLNAVIVE, translated from the coding sequence ATGGAATTATTCAAGCCTAAACGAGTTGATGCAGGAACATTGACACCCCAGCTCAAAAATCCAAATCGCGTGCGGGATCATTTAGCCAACGAACGTACATATTTAGCATGGATGCGCAGCGCGATCGCGTTGATGGGATTTGGTGTCTTAATCGTGCGCCTGCGAATTCTCCGTCCCCCGCTTGCGCCTCAACCTCCTGGTAATGGTTGGAGGTTAGGTTTAGCCTTTGGAATAGTAGGATTATTGATGGTACTGCTTTCAACCGCACACTATTTTGTCATTCGGCGCGACATTGATGCAGATACTTACGAACCAACGGACAGGTGGGTCATTGTCACTAGCATTGCCGTGCTACTGTTAGGCGTGGGAGTCATCTACTACGTCTTTAGCATTCCGCTAGAATCGTTAAACGCCGTTATTGTCGAGTAA